Proteins co-encoded in one Scatophagus argus isolate fScaArg1 chromosome 11, fScaArg1.pri, whole genome shotgun sequence genomic window:
- the asic4a gene encoding acid-sensing ion channel 4-A — MIPVNALIMAPPGCSGLQPLTVQVYTRYGKCYTFNGNKTTSRKTKQGGMGNGLEIMLDIQQDEYLPIWRETNETSLEAGIRVQIHSQDEPPYIHQLGFGVSPGFQTFVSCQEQRLTYLPQPWGNCRSTSKEKFPGYDTYSISACRLLCETNEVLRMCNCRMVHMPGTADICPPSKINCVDKALAQQQKNGGDTCPCETPCNLTRYGKELSMVKIPSKGSARYLSRKYDKSEDYIRDNFLVLDIFFEALNYETIEQKKAYDVAGLLGDIGGQMGLFIGASILTILEILDYIYEVIKNRLQRLLRPQKEERKNKPQTSTVATVGLEEIKTKEPNDMTRSHPEGAYANTILPNHHHPHPHHHHAGHHGVFEDFAC; from the exons GTTTACACCAGATATGGGAAATGCTACACTTTTAATGGTAACAAGACCACATCCAGGAAAACCAAGCAGGGCGGAATGGGAAATGGGCTGGAGATCATGTTGGATATCCAGCAGGATGAGTATCTGCCCATCTGGAGAGAGACAA ATGAGACGTCCCTGGAGGCCGGTATCCGAGTTCAGATCCACAGCCAGGACGAGCCTCCCTACATCCACCAGCTGGGCTTTGGTGTCTCTCCGGGCTTCCAGACCTTTGTTTCATGTCAGGAGCAGAGG CTGACCTACCTGCCCCAGCCCTGGGGGAACTGCCGCTCCACCAGCAAAGAGAAGTTCCCAGGATACGACACATACAGCATCAGTGCCTGTCGCTTGCTCTGCGAGACCAACGAGGTCCTGCGAATGTGCAACTGTAGGATGGTGCACATGCCTG GAACTGCAGATATCTGCCCTCCCAGTAAAATCAACTGTGTTGACAAAGCGCTCG CACAGCAACAGAAGAACGGTGGGGATACCTGTCCATGCGAGACGCCCTGTAATCTCACCCGCTACGGTAAAGAGCTCTCCATGGTCAAAATCCCCAGTAAGGGCTCTGCTCGCTATCTCTCCAGGAAATACGACAAGTCAGAGGACTACATCAG AGACAACTTCTTGGTCTTAGATATCTTCTTTGAGGCTCTGAACTATGAAACAATTGAGCAAAAGAAAGCCTATGATGTTGCAGGTTTGTTAG GTGACATCGGTGGACAGATGGGCTTATTCATCGGAGCCAGTATCCTGACAATCTTAGAAATACTGGATTATATCTATGAG GTGATCAAGAACCGGCTACAACGTCTGCTGAGGCcgcagaaagaggagaggaagaacaagCCGCAGACCAGTACTGTCGCAACAGTGGGTCTcgaggaaataaaaacaaag GAACCCAATGACATGACACGGAGTCACCCAGAGGGGGCATACGCCAACACGATCCtccccaaccaccaccacccccaccctcaccacCATCACGCCGGGCACCACGGCGTGTTTGAGGACTTCGCTTGCTAG
- the chpfa gene encoding chondroitin sulfate synthase 2, which produces MRFSAFASVLRSVGPVVIGISLGFTLSLLSVTWKDEVCSLDGHMGELVPNEQDGQLKGARKPNSIANINDVEPEEDFEPRIVPYKQVQQSASNKVFRARYVSTELGMRERLFVGVLTSKNTINTLGVAVNRTISHHLDTVIFFTGMRNRKVPHGMFVIAHGDERLIWNMFQNIKYVLDHYINEYDWFYFVQDDTYTEADRIKSLVDHLSMDRALYMGSPEEFIGGETEGKYCYGGFGYLLSRTLLLRLQPFLENCRNDILSARPDEWLGRCIIDYTNTNCVREHEGFQYHHYELGKNSDPSKEPSEEFRNALTVHPVSDPEQMYRLHRYFTEIELQKTYDEIAKLQAEIKNVSVVAFEGNRSSHWPVGVSPPFEPKSRFEVLKWEYFTEDEIYSCIDGSPKCELSGIDRIDVADVIDVAMGELNKKYKPVLHLKKQQLINGYRRFDPTRGMEYTLDLQVEAVNQKGRSCSITKRVHLVRPLSQIEIIPMPYVTEATRVHIIIPLTLQDRSYVDHFLEVFAANAFETSENAILTFLFIYDPVEAQQVSQNDIFASVKAQITAYERKYPTVKIPWISVKTEVPSQIKFMDIISKKHPVDTLFFLATSTTNINSEFLNRCRMNSINNWQVFFPIHFQDYKPDVAYHNQQLPGTVDLVKDAGHFDRHSLEEACFYNSDYMATRTRMASDVQENDEILETLDIYDIFVKYSGLHVFRAVEPALHQKYSYHACNPRLSEDIYHRCVQSNLEGLGSRSQLAMMLFEQEQGNST; this is translated from the exons ATGAGATTTTCAGCGTTTGCTTCTGTTCTGCGCTCGGTCGGCCCGGTGGTAATCGGTATTTCTTTGGGCTTCACGTTGAGTTTACTGAGTGTGACCTGGAAGGACGAAGTGTGTTCCCTAGACGGTCATATGGGCGAACTTGTGCCCAACGAGCAGGATGGACAGCTCAAAGGAGCCCGAAAGCCCAACTCCATTGCGAACATCAACGATGTGGAGCCCGAAGAGGATTTTGAACCGAGAATAGTCCCATATAAACAAGTCCAACAGAGTGCCTCAAACAAAGTTTTCAG GGCTAGATACGTAAGCACGGAGTTGGGGATGCGAGAGCGTCTGTTCGTCGGCGTCCTGACTTCCAAAAACACCATAAACACCTTAGGTGTAGCTGTCAATCGCACCATTAGCCATCACCTGGACACCGTCATCTTCTTCACTGGCATGCGCAACCGCAAAGTCCCTCACGGCATGTTCGTCATTGCTCACGGGGACGAGAGACTGATATGGAACATGTTTCAGAACATCAAATATGTTTTAGACCATTACATCAATGAATACGACTGGTTCTACTTTGTCCAAGATGACACCTACACAGAAGCTGACAGGATCAAGTCCCTGGTGGATCACTTGAGCATGGATCGAGCGCTGTACATGGGCAGTCCTGAGGAGTTCATAGGGGGCGAGACGGAGGGGAAGTACTGCTATGGAGGGTTCGGGTACCTCCTGTCACGTACTTTGCTTCTGCGACTCCAGCCCTTCCTGGAAAACTGCAGGAATGACATTCTGAGCGCGAGGCCTGACGAGTGGCTCGGAAGATGCATCATCGATTACACGAACACAAACTGTGTCAGGGAACATGAG GGCTTTCAGTACCACCATTATGAGCTGGGAAAAAACTCCGACCCTAGTAAAGAGCCCAGTGAAGAGTTCAGGAATGCTCTGACTGTCCATCCAGTGTCTGACCCTGAACAGATGTACCGGCTACACAGATACTTCACTGAGATTGAACTCCAGAAGACTTACGATGAGATCGCTAAGCTGCAG gCAGAAATAAAGAATGTGAGCGTGGTTGCCTTTGAGGGAAACCGAAGCTCCCACTGGCCTGTCGGGGTCAGTCCACCTTTTGAGCCGAAATCTCGGTTTGAAGTCCTGAAGTGGGAATATTTTACAGAGGATGAGATTTATTCATGTATCGATGGCTCTCCCAAGTGTGAACTGAGTGGCATTGATCGCATTGACGTGGCTGATGTGATTGACGTAGCCATGGGAGAGCTGAACAAGAAGTACAAGCCTGTCCTCCAcctgaagaagcagcagctgattAATGGGTACAGGCGCTTCGACCCCACCAGAGGCATGGAATACACCTTGGACCTTCAGGTGGAGGCGGTTAACCAAAAAGGTCGTAGCTGTTCCATCACCAAGCGAGTTCATCTGGTGCGACCTTTGAGTCAGATTGAGATCATTCCCATGCCCTATGTCACTGAAGCTACAAGGGTGCACATCATTATACCCCTTACTCTGCAGGACCGGAGCTATGTTGACCATTTCCTGGAGGTCTTTGCTGCAAATGCGTTTGAGACCAGTGAAAATGCAATCCTAACATTCTTGTTCATTTATGACCCAGTGGAGGCGCAGCAAGTTAGCCAAAATGATATATTTGCCAGCGTGAAAGCTCAGATAACTGCTTATGAACGCAAATACCCTACAGTAAAAATCCCATGGATAAGTGTCAAGACAGAAGTGCCGTCCCAGATCAAATTTATGGACATCATCTCGAAGAAGCACCCAGTTGACACGTTGTTCTTCTTGGCTACTTCCACCACAAACATCAATTCAGAATTTCTGAATCGCTGCCGCATGAATTCCATAAACAACTGGCAGGTGTTCTTCCCCATCCATTTCCAAGACTACAAGCCTGATGTGGCCTACCACAACCAGCAGCTTCCAGGCACAGTGGATCTGGTTAAAGATGCAGGCCATTTTGACCGCCATTCACTTGAAGAAGCGTGTTTTTACAACTCTGACTACATGGCAACGCGTACAAGAATGGCCTCAGACGTCCAAGAGAATGATGAGATTCTAGAGACCCTGGACATCTATGACATATTTGTAAAGTATTCAGGTCTGCATGTATTCAGGGCAGTGGAGCCAGCATTGCACCAAAAGTACAGCTACCACGCCTGCAACCCACGGCTTAGCGAAGACATCTACCATAGATGTGTTCAGAGCAACCTGGAAGGGCTTGGTTCTCGCTCCCAGCTCGCCATGATGCTTTTTGAGCAAGAACAAGGTAACAGTACTTGA
- the LOC124067406 gene encoding pyridoxal kinase-like, translated as MECRVLSIQSHVVRGYVGNKSATFPLQVLGFEVDSINSVQFSNHTGYAHWKGQVLTAEELNVLYEGIKLNKVNHYDYILTGYSRDTSFLEMVVDIIQELKKANPSLVYVCDPVMGDHGAMYVPEVLLPIYRDKIMPLADILTPNQFEAELLTGMKMNTEEDAFKVMDLLHKMGPETVVLTSTDLPSKRGDQFLLALGSQKRVKPDGTNTSQKICMDIPKVDAVFVGTGDLFAAMLLAWTHHHPGDLKAACEKTVSVMHHVIKRTITYATEMAGPGKRPTPAQLELRMVQSKADIENPVIVVEAKVLQTSSQ; from the exons ATGGAGTGTCGTGTGTTGTCCATTCAGAGTCATGTTGTCAGGGGATACGTAGGGAACAAGTCGGCAACATTCCCGCTGCAG GTGCTGGGCTTTGAAGTGGACTCCATCAACTCTGTGCAGTTCTCCAATCACACAG GCTACGCCCATTGGAAAGGACAAGTGCTGACTGCAGAGGAGCTAAACGTGCTGTATGAGGGCATTAAGCTCAATAAGGTGAACCACTATGACTACATCCTCACCG GCTACAGCAGGGACACATCCTTCCTGGAGATGGTGGTTGACATTATTCAGGAGCTGAAGAAGGCCAATCCCAGCCTGGTATATG TTTGTGATCCTGTTATGGGAGACCACGGTGCTATG TACGTTCCAGAGGTCCTGCTGCCGATCTACAGGGACAAAATTATGCCTTTGGCTGACATCCTCACCCCCAACCAGTTTGAAGCAGA GCTGTTAACTGGgatgaaaatgaacacagagGAAGACGCTTTTAAG GTGATGGACTTACTTCATAAAATGGGTCCAGAGACTGTGGTCCTCACAAGTACAGACCTGCCCTCAAAACGTGGGGACCAGTTCCTGCTGGCCCTTGGGAGCCAAAAAAGAG TGAAACCAGATGGGACCAACACCAGTCAGAAAATCTGCATGGACATCCCCAAAGTGGATGCTGTATTTGTGGGGACAGGAGACCTATTTGCTGCCATGTTGCTAGCCTGGACTCACCATCACCCAGGAGACCTGAAG GCTGCCTGTGAGAAGACTGTTTCCGTCATGCACCATGTCATTAAGAGGACCATTACTTATGCCACTG aGATGGCTGGCCCTGGGAAAAGGCCCACTCCTGCTCAGCTGGAGCTGAGGATGGTTCAGAGCAAAGCCGACATTGAGAATCCTGTCATTGTAGTGGAAGCTAAGGTTTTACAGACGTCTTCACAGTGA